gagataaaaaaaaaaaagtacGAGACGATAAGGCGAAATACAGTCGTTGAGGAAGGCCGCTTGTTTTGAAACCGGGCCCCACGAGGAGAGATGAGGCACGTATATAAAACGCCGAAAACAACGACGACGGGTAGAGAAAAGTCAAGATAAAGTTGAGAGGCTTTGGGCTGGGGGTTATGGCATCACCAGAGGGCCCGCTGTGCTAACGCAGCCGGGCGTAGAGCTCGTAAGAAAGAAGCAAGGATCGACCCCCCTCATGGTTCCCTCGAGATTGCTCTTATTAGGTACAATCCGTAGGTAAtggggttggggttgttggGCTCGCGCAAGTCAGAGCTGCCCTCGGGATGGACTAGGGAAACACATCCCGGTTTTAGCGCTCACAGGGGTCTTGATCCAGCCAGACAGAGACGGATCTGACCTCGTCATGGGGAGTTGTCTGCGCCTTTGGCCCGGGTTCAGTTGCAGAAAGAATGGGTTCTGGTCTCGCTTCCAACATCGACGATCTGCCCTGTCGAGCCGTCTTTTGGTTCCTTGAGGCTGGACGAACACCCCCACCCTAGAAATCAAAGCATGTGGCTCTTTCTCCCCCGTTTGCGTGTGCCCAAGGTTGCATTTGTGGCGTGTGAATCGCCCAGTGGTTCTGCAAGAAACCCGGGGATAGCGAGATACGCCATAGGCAATGCCGATCACGACATCGAGGACCCTGGGCCAGAAGAACTTTGCACACTTTGCAAACGGCCGAGGGCCCGTATTAAGTGGCCGGGTGGAGATGCCTTAGCGCAAGACAATGAGACATTCAGCGTGGGTTCTTGAAGATTTTGAGACATGACGAAAGAGCTGTGAAGCTAGGATACGTTGAAGGTGTGAATCTCTAGCCATTGGGATGGGCAACTGATGGCGCACGGGGCTTGAGAGATCAGTTGATTGTCGAAGCCGAGAATGTCGGTTAGGCTTGATTTAGTCATTGTATCGATtatgccatcttcctcgcaATGACGATGTTGAATTGCAGCGTGGGATTCACCAGTTCCGTTATCCGAGGCACCCAATCAACATCTCGTCTATCTCAGCCTCTCGAGACCTGCCCACGTCGTCTTTTCAGCCCATGGAACATCATCTTTCACGTGTCCTGACAGCTCAAGCCTTACTCGGCCTCTTCCGTATGAAGCGCCGGGCGAGTCCGGGCCATCGGCACGGGGCACGCTCCATCTCCGCTAGCATCTCGGCCTTTCCTTGACTTCGTCGTTAGGGCCGGGTCCGTAGCTCTTCGGACCGACCAATGATTTCCGGCATTTGAGATTTTATCATATAAAGACCTTGATTGGCTTCATATAAAGGCCAAGGAAATGGTCCCCGGGACATCGGCTTCTTTTCAACTCGCTCCAAAGATCTTCAAAATTGGGGCCAACCGAAGCTCCGAATAGGATGTGGACAAGCAATGTGGCGGTCTAACCGCCGTCTTGGCTTTCAGCAAGAGGAGAAACAGCAATAAGTTGAGGGAGTATTGGCCCTCGTAAATGCATCGTGATTCACAAGCGTGGCTGGCACATCCGATACCATTTCAAAAGCTCAGCCAAAAACAACCATGTTCCTAGTCCTCCTCGACTGTCGCTCAATCATCCGACCAAGTCATACCTCATCAGAGCCGTGATACCTCAAATCAGACCTCCACGCCGCCAAGCACCTCTTCGAATACCTCGAGGTTTCCTTCGTTTCTTCGATCAAACACGGCAAACCACACCTCCTCCCACCAACCGCCTTGGAACTCTGGCTCCTGCAGAACCTCCAACCAACAGTGAGCCACTTCCTTCGGCGGATTCCTGAACGCACCGCATCCCAGGGCACCAAGCACGAGTAGCCCATGATTCCGTCTCGCCGCCATTCGCAAACATATTCTCATCTTGATCTTCGTCATATCACGATCTGCGGGGTTCGCAAAGACGAGCCTGTCGATATATGAGCCGTCGGGTTGCTTCTCCGCGGCTCTGGCAACAGGTGGCGTGCGCAGAGCGGCAATGCTCAGTACGCTGACGATGGGAAGGTTCTCAACGTCAACATCAGGCATGAGGAGTTTGTGCCCGGAATCCTGATCAGAGCGAATGATGACAACATCTGGGCTGTAGACACCCATGCGCTGCTTCCATGGGTAGTATCGTCGATGTAGGGACAGATACAGCGAGCTGCGATAACAAAGGGCTTCCTCCTGGGCGCGCGCTCCCTTTAGCCATCCTCCGCCTGGGCTCACATTGCTGGCCATATTCAAGACTGCGACGCGGCCAGATGAGGGATCCTTTGAAGAAGCGAGGTCGATGGCGGCATTGAAAGAGTCATCGTTGACGATCTTGATAGTTGCTGTTCCTGAAGGTGTGCGCTTGGGACATTCAGCAGCCTTGAGCGGTTGAAGAGTTTCGTAGTAGAGCGCCTCGGATTTGCTGGCCTCGATGTCGGGCAACCCATTGAGAATGTCGGGGAGAACTGTTCGCGTCTCcttggcgacggcggcgagccCGGCGCCTTGCCTCCAAGGGTCTTTGCGCCTGTTGCGCCATGAACGAGAAGGTtgagacgatgatgaagctggtgttgatgatgaagatggctgcTCAGAGGTAGAAGCGGCGGGCTTGGATGATGGTTTCTTGGAGAGCCACATATCCAGCGTtccctggccttggccttggccggAGTTGGAGGACATTTTCGATGCGGTATTCAAGGTAATGTCGCCCAAGAGAGTTGGATTTGATGAAATCGTCGTCAGGTTTTTAAATTCCTTTCTCGCTTGGAGTTTTGTCAGGTCCAAGTTCCGTTGGCACTCATGAGCTGCAAACGCGGGCTGTGAATATGCGCGCGTGCACACGTTGCTAAGCCCAGGCAACAACAGCGCATCAGTCACACCGAGCAAACCAAGCCAAGCTAGTCGCGACCATGCCTGTTGTTCAGCTCAGCCTCGATGGGCGCTCTTACAAGCATGCAATATTCTCGCAAGATGAGACTCGTGCGAAATCATCATCCAATTCCGTCTTCAAAAGCCCGCCCGGTAGCTTGATACCCAGAAGCCACATCCTCCTTTTAGCAACACGGTCTATCTACGACTCATCTTCCTATCTCATGATTCAAACCGGGGTATCATAATAGCTAAAAGTATGGTACATATTCATACATCTCCGAGAAAACACGGAGCTTCATGCAGGAGTCTTGATGGCTCCCTCTGGAACATCGTCCGAGGCCTCGAACTTTCTCGGGATGAGTCCTTCGGCCATATCGATTGCCCCTTTCATGTCGTTCTTGTTGAACAAGAATAGTCCTTGGATCGCCGCTGCGCTGGTGTGTCGATTCGATGGCTTTCCATCTGGTCCCTGTCCAAACAGGCCCAGCTCTTCAAGTCGGTTGAGGAAACGTTCCCGGCCAGAGTGATCCGTATCAACATCACCGTAAAATCGATCCCACATCTGAGCAGCCTGGTAGCGCGTAGCCTCACCAATGCGGAGCATCAAGTCCACACGACCAGGTCGGATCAGAGCAGGATCAAGACGATCGACGTGATTCGTCGTCAGGAAGGCAATCCGCTCctcaccagcagcaacaccgTCAAGGGCGTTGAGAAGACCTGAGAAAGTCACAGTCGCACCACTATATCCATCGGCATCTCGTTGTCGTCGGTTAACAAACGCTGCGTCTGCATcctccaacagcaacaggCTCCTCTTCGGCAGCTTAGTGAGGAGATAGGCGAGCTTGTCGTCCGTCATGCCCATCTCGCTAAGATTGATCATGGCCACGCTGAAATCAAGTTCTCCTGCCAGCGCTTGGATGAAAGATGTCTTGCCACTGCCAGGAGGGCCAAATAGAAGATAACCTCGCCGGTACGGGATACCACGGTCAACATACCATTGCTGCCGGTTCAAGAAATCTTGCACGTCGCCCACGATGTTCTCCTTGACACCTTCGTCCAGGATCACAGAGCCAAGTGGTCGCTTCTTCCTTGGGTCTCCAAGAGGCACCCAGTCCATTCCTCGAGCCGAGTATACAATGGTCTTGCCCTCGTTCGCCTTGGCTGCCAGTTGATGCGCCTCGCTAAAGACTGACTCAAAAACGTGTCGGTGAGCCCATAGAGTCGTCATCTGAAGAATCTCGTGTGGTTCGCCCGTGTTCATGTTCGCCGTATTGTGCTTCTCGCGGTTGACGGCAATGTACGCACTGCCGAATTTGACAATGTGCCGTCCATAGCCGGGCTGCAGGAAGAAATGCGCATGTTGTGGCCCACTGACGCCGGGCGTTCGGGATGCGGTGGTTGTCGAAACGGAGAGGTTGTGGATTCGTGTCAGTCGAGAGGCAATGAAGCCTGGGTTTTCGCGGGGTTGTGACAGCCAAGCTAGGATCCAAGGGTAGGCGGGATCCTGTTTGCTGATCTCGACGTTGACGAGCAATCGACGCCGAGCTGCTCCGAGAGCGGATAATGCGCCTTTTCGTGCAAATGCTGCGACAGCGCCGAGAGAAGCGAGACCAATTCCACCCGCGAAGAGCGGGTTATCGAACAgggcgttgatgttgagCGCCGAGGTCGCAGCAGGTTCTGGCGCCTTGCTGGCATTGGGGAAGCTCGTGAGAGCTTCCTTGAGCGTTTCCTCATCCATCTTCGGCTGGACCAATGTCGGTTGAGTGGCTAGGCGAGCGCAGCTGGGTTCTTCGCTTTGGCCCTTGCAATCATCGCTGACGGGCGTGTATCAACTCGATTCGCTGGCGTCGTGGCAAGtgatgttggagatgggtaGAGTGGGTGTGGTTTGGCTgatcctcttttttttctggaGAACCATGCACGTGGAGCCAAGTTGGAGGAAACAGTCCAACCAGAATGGTAGTTGGAGGCATTTTGGAACATAGCAAGAACAAGTAAATCATCAATTATTCCACATATAAGTCGCCTTGAATCCAAGTTGTCATGAATAGTGGCCAAGAAACCTCATCGTCAGTTGGTGTCTGTCTTCTAAACTACCACAGGAGAGACCTAAGCAACCGCTTGTAAAGGTTGGCATTGGTTAGGAGTAGGACATCAATTTTATATCATTTGATCCTGTCAGCTAATCATGTTCATAAACATGATATCGTGTTTGCTCCAGTGACGTCTGTAAGAATCTTCGTACTCCACACAAAAGAAGAGGTTCCAAGTCATTGATTGACCAGACGATCGCCAATCCGAATATCACTCGGTCCGATACTGGCCTCGTCGGACCGACATGTAAGGAGGCAGAGAGAACCTCGGCGAAGGCATAGATGGGATTGGATATGAAAAATATTATTCTTTGTTATGACAACTTATGATTTGTTGAGCCTTGCGGCGAGGTAGACGGACAGGACCTGCCTCACTTTGGGGTATGTCACTTTGTTTTGGTATAATATCATCAACACCGAAACACCACGATCTAAGATCACCAATCAACCGGTTCGAAAACAGCACAAAAAATTGCAAAAAATGTAAAAAAGAAAGCTGGTGGGCGACTGAGAGCGATGCTCCCGCCAGGGCTTGAACCTGAGACCTTCGCATTACCGGATACTCGGAATGAAGTATTAGTACGACGCTCTAACCAACTGAGCTACGGAAGCCAACCAGCTGTTGTTGAAGGGGAGCTCTGTTGTCAGGCACCAAGGAAGGCCTGCTCCGGACTGCGTTTCTCCCATGCTGAACCCCTGTATCGTGGACGGCCGTTGGTTGACAACGCATGTGAGTGGGGGAGCGGAGCGCCGGGAGGGAGCCTTGAAGGACTTCCGGAACCTCATCGCGAAGCGGGGTCGAGGGGACGAATGGAGGCACTGGTGGGGTTGGGATCTCGTAAGGACTACGTACTTGGTACGTGATGTAGGGCCTCGAATGGCGTCCAATTGCGGGTGAAAGGGACCGGACTCGGACCAGCCGATGAGGTAGATTGCAATTGAGTGACTTTTCGGCGCTTGAGAAGACACAATTCGTGACATGACGAGTTTCATCACTGACGGGGCGTCAGATCATGAGAAGCCGAAGACTGACTGATATCAACTCATGTGCCTGACGGATGTTGGTCCGATGCTGCACAAGCAAGCTTCGGCATTGATGAAGCAGTGCAAGGTATGGTGATTCTTCACCGCACACAGGCTGCAGGAAAGCCGTTCGGCATGTGCGTGTTAGAGCTCGAATTCAAATAAACCGCCATTGTCTCCCTGCTGGCCCATGTCCTCCTTCATGATGAAGTCCAGTGGCCTCTCGGGAATGTATCACCGAGAGCTGGTCAATTGTAAGCTCATGACCAGTCCGCGCTAGTGATGTCGAAGCTCCGCCGGAGGTAAATTGAGATCATGAATAGTGTCAGCACAGGATGTGTGCAATTCATATGACCCTGCAACGGGAAAACACGTTTCGGGGCTACGCAAGTGCGGCATATCGAGATTGGCTCTCGCCGGCACTGCAGATTGCATGAGTGCGTTAGCCTGCGCGGTTGGCTTCAGTTCGTGACATTGGGGTTTGGGGAGGACCGGGAGAGTAGGACCAGCGGGCTGACTGCCCAGCGGTGCCCACCCCCATCATGGCGCGCCAGCCAACCGTGTCCCTCACGATGTCCAAGTATGCGGGGGAAATGGGGTCACACGAGAACAAGGTCAGCGTGTTGCCAGCGGCGACGAGTGATGGCTCCCGATCGATGTGCTCCAAGGCCCAGAGCGTCCCGCATGTTTCCGTCGCGAGCCCCGAGGCGTCGGCTACGGTAGGAAGAGGTCTCGGCAATGAGGACATGATATAAGTCGGCTGCCCCTCCTCCTGACGGCGACCTTGGTGTGCTTGATTTCTGAATCCTGACAACTCCTCCACTCTTCCCACTaaacgtcgtcgtcgacatcaTCGCTGGGTCGTCCGTCTCCCTGTCAAGCGTGTAAGTCGAGCCACTCTCCATCGTCGCAAAGCAAATCCAATCCCATCCACTGCAATTGATCCCCCAATGGGGCCGCTCTACCGGCGACTCCACTTTACCACCGAGGAGACATATACTTGCACTCTCAACAACGTCAACGAGCTGCCGCTAGCTAGCTCGAGTGAGTCTGCTGGGGAAGCCTTTCCTTGTTAATGTCTTGGTGCGATGGGGGTGGCTGCGCCGGTGTCGGGCTGTAGCGGAGTCGGGGTGGGCGAGgcgagagtgagagagagccATGAGAGGAAGAATGAGGCGCGCAGAGACAGAGAATGCCAGACAAGAGACATATCGGCCGCGAAGCCGCCGGGGAGACACCGGGCATTGACGCCTCCGGGGAGCAGATCCGGGCTGAGGTGTGCGGTGAGCATCTTGCATCCGGGTGAGGCGGAATCCAATCGACTCACTTGTTGATGCGGTGAATCGGTCAACATCTCAGCCCATTCGCAGCCCTGGAGCTCCCCGAAGCTCAAGCAAGGACCCTGAATCTCAGACGATTCCCGACAGATGTTCGTCCTCGCCAATCGAGAGGCATCGTGTTGCGAAAGGAAATTGAGGTTGACGACTtggcgagatgaagagatccGCTCTCTTATCATGCCTCTGGTCTGTGTCTCACCGACATGACGCTGTTGGATGTAGAAACAGCTCATGGCCTGAACTTGATGAACTCATTCTCGCTGGCGCACAGAGCATCCCCTGGAAGGAGCGTGGGATGCCCCTCCAGCCCTGGTCCTGTCTGCCCCTCCCCGCCCCTGTTCCTGCTTGTTTTGCCCCTCCCTTTTGCTCAACTGGTTTGCTTTATCGATAAGCTCGACAGACAGAAAACCCCGCGCAACGCCTCCCATCTTGGACCTACATCACTGACAACCTCTCTCGCTCAACAGATTTTTCATATTCTTTATCCCTCGACCTACCTGAGTTGACCTCATCTCGATCGATTCTTCCACCTTTACAAACACACACAACACAGCAAAAATGGGCGTCCAAGATGTTCTGACCCGCAAGACCGGCGTCATTGTCGGCGACGATGTTCTCCGTCTGTTCGAGTACGCTCGTGAGAACCAGTTTGCCATCCCCGCCATCGTACGTCAGACCGAAATACATGATGAAAAAGATGAAGCTAAGACTGTCTTGACAGAACGtcacctcttcctccaccgtcgtcgctgctctCGAGGCTGCCCGCGATGCCAAGGCCCCTATCATCCTCCAGTTCTCCCAGGGCGGTGCCGCCTACTTTGCTGGCAAGGTATGTTTCATAATCATTACGAGATGTTACATCGAAGCTCACGAGATATAGGGTGTGAGCAACGGTGACCAGGCCGCCTCCATTGCCGGCTCTGTCGCTGCTGCCCACTTCGTCCGCTCCCTCGCTCCCACCTACGGCATCCCCGTCGTCCTTCACACCGACCACTgcgccaagaagctcctcccCTGGCTCGACGGCATGctcgatgccgatgaggcCTActtcaaggccaacggcgAGCCCCTTTTCTCCTCCCACATGATCGATCTCTCTGAGGAGTCTGTTGAGTGGAACGTCGAGACCACCGCCAAGTACCTCAAGCGTGCTGCCCCCATGAAGCAGTggctcgagatggagattgGTATCACCGgtggtgaggaggatggtgtcAACAACGAGGACGTTGACAACGCCTCCCTCTACACTCAGCCCGAGGACATCCTCAACATCTACAACACCCTCTCTGCCATCTCTCCCTACTTCTCCATTGCCGCTGGCTTCGGCAACGTCCACGGTGTCTACAAGCCTGGCAACGTCAAGCTCCACCCCGAGCTCCTCGGCAAGCACCAGGAGCACGTCAAGGCCGCCATTGGCTCTGAGAACCCCAagcccgtcttcttcgtcttccacggcggctctggctcctccAAGCAGGAGTACCTCGATGCCATCAGCCACGGTgtcgtcaaggtcaacatgGACACTGACATGCAGTTCGCCTACTGCTCTGGTATCCGTGACTACATGGTCAACAAGAAGGACTACGTCAGCACCGCTGTCGGCAACCCCGACGGTGAGGACAAGCCCAACAAGAAGTACTTTGACGTAAGTTTCCACACTCAATGCTGGTTTCTCTTGACATGTACTAATATGCTGTGTACAGCCCCGTGTCTGGGTCCGCGAGGGTGAGAAGACCATGACTGCCCGTGTCGCcgaggccctcaaggacTTCAACACTGCCGGTACTGTCTAAATGTCGATAACGACGTTTTCCGGTTGCTGTAATATCCCCAAGACTGGGACACGATGAGTGATGAATCGCTTGAAAAAGGAGGAATCCAAGGGAGACTCTTCCCATCGTTTGAAGTAACAATTGCTGTCCATTGTCGGTTGGGGCATTATGAGTCGACGAAAGTAGTAAAATaatgaaaaaagaaatagaTGATGTACAAAAGCTGAGTGTTTGATGGTTTTGAACAGTTTGTGATTTGACTCCATGATAAGTGGTACCCGGCGTGATCATGACAAGGGCTCGACAACAAGACGCAAACCAAAAAGCCCAACCCAGGGCATCAGTTAGTTCAAACCGTTTCATTAATCGTGGAACGTATATAATGTGTTGTTAATATCGTACACGTGCAGCCTTGCTTCCCTCAAGGGGCGTCATGGGCTCCTCACAGGCCGCTCCGCGCATCACAAGGAAACATGTGCCGAGCGCTGTGTATTGTGTAAGCTATGCCCACCTCTTTTTCGACCTGCCTCTCCCTCTTTGCGCTTCTTTTGTTGCCATTAAATCCACCGCCGTAACCAATTGCCGCTATCGTTGCTGTCCCATCGAGATGGCTTTGGGCGCAACTACCAGCCCAGCAATTCCTTCTCAATCTTGGCCACGTCCTCGTCTGTGAGCTCCTGGGCCGCCTGGGCTtcggccttggtcttgtcgaaTCGCCAGAGTCCGCCAGTCTTGTCGGCGTCACCGTCGACTGGCACGCTGACGACCTTgccgagctgctggaggacgtcatccttgccctcgacgGCGGTGAAGTACTGACGCTCCCAGGTACGGTCCTCTGAGCGCTCCTTGGCGCGCATGTCGCGCTGGGCCTGCTCAATCTTACCCTTCTCGATACCAGTAGTGTCCATGTCGCCCTTCTGGATAGCTTCGGCGACACGAGCCCAGGCGCGGCGGGACTCAAGAGGATGCTGCTTGTCGATCGGGGCTACCTCGAGCTCGGTCTGGGCAGTGTTGACAGCGTCGTAGGTGGCCACAAGGGTGGACTTGGAGTTCGTCTTGGCGGGACCCGAGTAGATCTCAAAGGTCTTGTTCCACTGGCCAGTGACGTTGAAGAgaacctccttctccttgcctgTAGGGCTAATAGTGGCGACAATGGTATTCTTCTTGCCAGAAAGCCAGCCCTTTCCGCTGTAGTCGATCTTGGCGGTATAGCCGCTGGAGCTGGTGATGAAACTTGAGCCATCAAGCTCTACGAAAGGAGCGCCGAAAATCAGACCCTCGATGTGGAGACCAGGAAGGGTGATGAGGTAGGACTCGATCTCGCCCGAGGGCAGAGGAACACGCAGGACGGCGTGGCCGATCTGCTTAACAATAATGGTGCTCTTAAAGGTGGCCTTCTGAGCATTGTAACCCTCCAGCTCGATACCGGTCTTGTCGTTGCGAATGCAGTAGGCGGTAGCAGGAGGGTGGTGGCTGACCTGCTCTGAGACGAGCGTGGTCTTGCCGGCCTCGTCGTTCCAAGATCCGAGGAATAGCTCGCCGAGGAAGGGGTTTAggggcttcttctcgtttCCGTACTGCTCGCTACGGCTGGCGTACTGGTGCTTGAGGGTCGAGAGGAACCACTTGAGGACTAGCATAGCCCGCTTGGCAGGGTCGGACTCGGCAGCGGGAGCGGTCAGGACGGGAGGGTGCGTTGCCCAGTACGCGGAGAACTCAGTGAGAGACTGcgaggagaggatgaagggaGGAGCGGTAAGGGAGGAGAGGTCGCCATTGAAGGATGCGATAGACTATAGAGAAAGTCGCAAGGACGAGGGTCAGCAGCTGGAAACGCGAGCGCTTGCTAGCTCCATGGAATCGATGATCAAGGAGTATATAGTTACCTTGACGAAGGCGGtccagctgctgctgttcgCCTGTGACTGCGAAGGCGTGGTGGTTCCAGACATGATTGCTGATCGGCGATGTACCTATatggagggaggaagagttgtcgaggttggatgTAGGGTTGTCGCGACAGGAGGTTCTGAGAAGCGGTCTCGTGTGGTTGAGCGAGGGGCCCGATCGCGGATTGCGGGGTTGGCGGCAGGGAAGAACAGCAAGTCAAGACGGAGCACGCGGGGCACTTTTTCTACTCCAGCTGTAAGGGACCAGATGTTGGGGGGTTCCTGTTGGTTGTCGGTGTATGTCGGAAGTCAAAGTCTCGGTCGAAGGATGCTGGATTGAAGCTCTCGGTGACACTTTTGGAAGGTTGGCGGTTGTGGAAGTCTGAAGTCGGTTTAAACTGCTGCTTGAACCGGTTTCAAGGGAGAAAGGGGCAAATTGAGCTAGCAAGAATCAAGGTGTAagggagaagagcaagacaGGAGGCACATCGATTGAGTTGATTTGCAGTCGAGATTCACACTAGGCGGACAAGGCAATAAACGGGTAATTACTGGCTGATCACGAGACCACCTGTTCATCAGTAGAAACCACCCCTAGACGGGCTCAGGGAGATTGAGATGCGCCCATCACGGATCATGAGGATATTCCCCGTAACTAGGAGCGAAGCGCGGCTGTGCCCGTCCCCAGCCAGAACCCATTACGTCAACACAAGACACCTCTTTTTGACGCCTTGGTTGGggggtggtggttggttgTCATGGATGCATCGCCTGTTCTAGCGTTTGATGGGCGCGCGCAGGGGGGACGGGAAGGAAAAATAGTCGGTGGCCTCCCCCCAACAAGCAATTTTTGCTAATCAAACATCACGTCACTTTTCTCGCGGCCCGGAAACGCTTCTTCCCGTCTGCCGCTTTGTCAGGGCCCTTGGACTTCGGTGTCCAGAATGGTGGATTCTTGCTTTGCTTTTATCATTTGTGAGTTTTTTTGTCCACGGGGCGATTGAGCTTGAACGGGCAACACGCGACACCCCACGAGGGCAATGGCTGGTTTGTGGGGCTGGTTAAGCTTGGCGAGTTAATCGTAGCTTCACAGATGAATGAACAACCGCTTGGTACCTAGTTATGCAAAAAACAACACGAGATCGtattctttttcttattcAGAGGGATCCATGGCGAACAACCCTTGATACAAGACCCCCATCTCATCACGTTTAGTGCCTCGACGTCATCTATCCCACCCCTGTCAAgagatcttcatcttgtATGCATCCTCGAATGCAGTCATTTACACTTGCATCTTGACGAGACAAGGGCCATGGACAAAGACCGTCAATCTCAAAATCAAATCTTTTGTGGTATCTCGTAACTAAACTACAGCTTTTTTGGTATACACTAAAATATACATTTCTATCATCCCGTCGTCAAATACCCATCCATCTAAACCTTGGCGCCAAACATTGTACTGTACCCAATTAGCTGTACTTCCATCCCTCAATCAACTCCGCAACCTTGTCCAGTCCTCGTTGCATCGCCATTCCAGCCGGTGTTCCCTGTCGGTACCCTCCTGCGCCGTCCCGATCCTCCCAAACATCCCAAACAGCATTCGCGTGGTATTGCTTAGCTCCCTTCTCCAGTAACATCCTCACACCCCCCATGTGACCGCGGAGAGCCGCATAATGCAACGCCGTTGCGCCCCTATCGTTCTGGTGGTTGACGTCAATGCCCTGCTGGAGTAGTACCTTGAGAGTCGCCTGGTTGGCTGACGCCTCGAAGAGAACTGTATCCCCATGCGTTGTCAAAGCCTTCGCATTGGCCCCTAGTCGTAGCAGCAGCTGAACTGTTGAAAGATGGCCGTGAGAGGCTGCTACTGATAGCGGTGTTCGTCCAGGGAAGATGGTGCTCTCGAGAGAGGCACCGGAAGATACAAGTCGAAGTAGAATATCATCTCGCGCGTGCTGAGCGGCAACATGAATAGGCGTTGTCGGTGGCTCGGGCACAAGATACTCTCTATCATCGCCATAGCTGGTTGTGGGAGTCATTTGCAGACCAGCGCCCTGCTCTAGGAGCGCGCTCACCAAGTTCATGTCACCCAATTTGACGGCGTGAGAGAGCACGCTCATACCATCAGGCCCAACTCGCTCAACATCAGCACCAAGCTTGATCAGACGAAGAGCGCTCTGACTGTTGCCTAACTTGGCTGCCACTAATAGGGGAGTTTCGCCCATTTTGTCCAGGAGATCAATAGGGGCCCCTGATCCAGCCAGCAGTTGAAGCACATAAGGCTTATCCTTGTGTGCCGCCATATGCATAGGCGAGTATCCAGACTGGCCTTGTGTCACTGATGGGTCGGCTCCTTTGGCAAGGAGATACCGGACAGACTCATCGTGTCCCGTCGCGGCTGCAGCGAGGAGCGGCGTGTTGCCGTTTCTGCTCGACCCGTTTGGGTTCGCTCCGCTGTCGAGGAGAACCGCCGTGATGGGTGTGCACCGTGAGCTGAtagccatcgtcaagggcgtGTGCTCTCGAAGTTTTCGATCGACGTTGGCACCTCGCGACACCAACACCTGCGTGAACTCTTGATTCCGCATAGAAATGGCCAGGTGAAGCGCCGTCTTACCATCCGGTAATC
This Fusarium keratoplasticum isolate Fu6.1 chromosome 6, whole genome shotgun sequence DNA region includes the following protein-coding sequences:
- a CDS encoding DUF2263 domain-containing protein encodes the protein MSSNSGQGQGQGTLDMWLSKKPSSKPAASTSEQPSSSSTPASSSSQPSRSWRNRRKDPWRQGAGLAAVAKETRTVLPDILNGLPDIEASKSEALYYETLQPLKAAECPKRTPSGTATIKIVNDDSFNAAIDLASSKDPSSGRVAVLNMASNVSPGGGWLKGARAQEEALCYRSSLYLSLHRRYYPWKQRMGVYSPDVVIIRSDQDSGHKLLMPDVDVENLPIVSVLSIAALRTPPVARAAEKQPDGSYIDRLVFANPADRDMTKIKMRICLRMAARRNHGLLVLGALGCGAFRNPPKEVAHCWLEVLQEPEFQGGWWEEVWFAVFDRRNEGNLEVFEEVLGGVEV
- a CDS encoding Fructose-bisphosphate aldolase — its product is MGVQDVLTRKTGVIVGDDVLRLFEYARENQFAIPAINVTSSSTVVAALEAARDAKAPIILQFSQGGAAYFAGKGVSNGDQAASIAGSVAAAHFVRSLAPTYGIPVVLHTDHCAKKLLPWLDGMLDADEAYFKANGEPLFSSHMIDLSEESVEWNVETTAKYLKRAAPMKQWLEMEIGITGGEEDGVNNEDVDNASLYTQPEDILNIYNTLSAISPYFSIAAGFGNVHGVYKPGNVKLHPELLGKHQEHVKAAIGSENPKPVFFVFHGGSGSSKQEYLDAISHGVVKVNMDTDMQFAYCSGIRDYMVNKKDYVSTAVGNPDGEDKPNKKYFDPRVWVREGEKTMTARVAEALKDFNTAGTV